From Bombyx mori chromosome 18, ASM3026992v2:
cgagcatacggcccacctgatggtaagtggtcaccgtcgctcatggacgtcagcaatgccaggggcagagccaagccgctgcctaccataaagaactctccgcaagcctcgtttgaagagggacatgtcatagcgctcggaaaacaccgtggaggggagttcattccaaagccggatggtacgtggcaaaaaagatctttgaaaacgcactgtcgatgaacgcagcggttccagataatatggatgaactctgctccgatggcgggaggtgcgatgataaaaaggagatgagggaatcatctcgaataattcctcagagcattccccatggaccatgcggtataaaacacagagagaaccgaagtccctccgtagacccagaggctccaagcgatccgcgagagcaggactatcgaccatccgaacagcccgtttctgtatggagtcaaatggaagtagctggtatttgggagccccggcccagaggtgagagcagtactccacgcgaggtcggacctgtgctttataaagcgcaagtctctgtccaggcgtgaaataccgcttcgctctgttgagaactcccaacattttagaggccaatttggctttaccttccaaatgactccgaaactggacatcgctcgaaatatcgacccccagaatcccgatactcgcggaaagctgcagggatactccttgaaactccggcgccatgacaaaagggtccttcttcgcagtgaacgcgcaaacctgtgtcttcaatgggttgaactgaactgaattcagttcaccccacttggagacccgccccagagagttctccacttcagacacaagttttaatcgcctctcgtgtacaacgcttcgagagagactctgatggccgatatatcgcgcatcccccgtgccatcatccgcatagcaatgcatgccatcaatagatagcatgtcattgatatgcagtatgaaaagcgtgggggagagcaccgaaccttgtggaacaccagcgttgatggtcatggtatcggagcagcagccgtcgactacaactgcgatgctccgtccatccaaaaagctagcgatccacttgcagagtccctcagggatcccgtatgctggaagcttcaatagaagtgccctatgccagaccctgtcgaaggccttcgcgatgtcaaggctcacagcgagagcctcgcccttgctttccaaggcttcagcccatttatgtgtgaggtaaacaagaagatcgccagctgagcgaccatgacggaaaccgtactgccggtcactgatcagctggcgatcctcaagatacttaagaagttggatgtttatgattcgctccatcaccttggaaagcaaggaagttatcgcgataggtctgtaattcgaggggtccgaccggtcacccttcttggggatagggtggacatgagcagtcttccatgaagacggaaccctgttggtattgtacgagaggcgatatagacgcgttagcgcgggtgtcaattcaggggcgcatatttttagaaccactgcggggatgcaatctggcccactcgacttatggacatcaagaagccgaagctcctgcctgaccgcacgctgtgtgatgcgaatctcaggcatggagctgtcacaccgggagatgttgggcggcgtggctcccccgtcatccaaagtcgagtatgaggcaaagagcttgaccagaaggtcagccttctccttcgcactatgagccagactgtcattggacttacgcagtggtggaaggctagacctgcagaagttaccttctgcagccttagctagcgaccagaaagcacggctcccagagggatagccaTTCAGTCGCttgccaattctggcaacgtgctccgacttcgccttggcaatagccctcttataggacctagaggcggcgttaaatttccgccttttctccgagatatcaggatcccggcatctcctagcaacattaaatgccacgtatgcagaccgcttgaggcgtgcagcatccctactggctttattataccagggtttgctgcgacccccaacgggcacctcagaagaaggaatgaataattccattccctgaagcaccacgtctttaagtcggtccgcacagatgtcaggatcatcggaggaaaagcagagccgcccccatgggtaggatgcgtaaaattcacgcattccatcccagtctgctgacctgtaccgccaaactcttcgaaacccggtcgtcgttcgacgactaggacgagagagtggtatggaagcacggataaggcagtgatcagacgatccaagtggagcgtcgaccaccacactgtatccagctgggtgagtggtcagcagaaggtccaacaaagaaggctcgtgcccctcaatgtctgggacacgggtgggctgtgtcaccagttgtgagaggccgtaggacaaggcgaaatcgtaggcagcccgacccgggaggtcagtggttctggaccccaaccactcctggtgatgagcgttaaaatcACCAAGGACcgccacctccgcagatgggtactgctcaagcacgcggtcagtcccctcttgtacatgctcaaacagagctgaccccgcatcactgctgtgagacctgtacaggcaagcgtagactctggtacagcccccatagtccacgcgtagccacaagagggacaggtcccgttgctcgaggccccgaagccgacgacagcagacatcctcccggataaacacgcacaccccggctttacgcaggaaggtgtgctccaatgcgtagccggggtatccgaggtacgacgtatcgtccggggcagatatctgcgtctcagtcaggaaaaagagggcaggctgcgccgtctcaaggtggtgatgtacggcgtcaaggttactgtgtaggcccctgacattgctgaaatccacattaaacgtggaatggggatccgccgaaaaaactctttttcttttgtcgactttcatattattattaattttagttggagagtaaggatttggagaggtaggatgctagaggtgagatcaaggcaatacctgaataaagcgcagggcacaatgaacactcgatccggggttgcgcgagaagctgacgcagggcatggaagggcccccagtccaccctgcatacgatcgccgggatccactccggtctccgactccggcacgacgaacgtatgacaggattttacaccggttggcgggacagcttcctggggcggagtttagttgtgacacccaggttcaggtcccctactgaccggcgggcggcggcaggcaccgtttcactgggtctccctatacccccgtcagcaacccacgccccgcggacttgcgcgcacgtttgctctgcatgttccaagtatcatcaagactcacccccaacaaggaggaggaaaggaaaggaatagaactggctctccaacccacatgccggaacacagctaggctatttggcggcagactctagttggagggtggtcgccagccagtcggactaggtcctaccaccgattgtgttttcggctcccgtttagcaccacccaggggttacttgtagggaatcgcgggttaaacctacggaagcgggaagcatcaacccccaaaacctggtgttaagcggttactggagcccatagacatccacaacgtaaatgcgtcacccaccttgagatataagttctaaggtctcaagtatcgttcaaccttcaaaccgaaacgcattactgcttcacggcagaaataggcggggtggtggtacccacccgcgcggactcacaagaggtcctaccaccagtaaattgtacatattattttaatttaattataggagTTAAGTAGTCACCTCCTACAAGATGgtccgacgacctattgaggttcgcggggatccgctggatgcaagcagcgcaggaccgatttttgtggcgaggcttgggggagggcTACGTCCAACAGTAgttgtctgtgggctgatagaccAGTAGTTACCAGGATCCACAGATACCACTCGATGAATACCTCCTCCcgctttgagatatgaggtcgaagtctctaCTATTCTGTATAACGGTGGCCCCGACAAGCTGACCGAAGCGCGTAGCTGCTTTTCGACAgaaagcagggtggtggtacacagAAAGCAGGGTAATGGTAAACAgaaagcagggtggtggtacatagcTCGGTATAGTAactttttctctacctaatcgctggtagcttaagggctattccagccacGCCGGGACGGGTAGATGACCTCATGGGCTCAAcgtgagagaattgctaacactggcccaagaaagagcagtgcttcgctaagcCTACCATTAGACctaaatcgcgacccactaagaagattcgaagagaaattcagtgggttaaTACGGCACAATATTAACTATACCCTACTACTGATGAAACTGAATTTACCATTTTAATCGGCTTACTAAGTAATAATTTacggtttaataataatatatatacatttatttagactagaggtcccacaatagtcgaaattcgactataattaattggaattgtaagtttgtacactattatgattgtattttatacttctataatcacaaatttcaccaagactacactattaaaaacattaacaaaggcaaacaatatttaatctattctcaatttgacaacagacgccaagaacaaaagtttgacaataaatagtatgcatgtgtgtgtgcgtcaaattcatggtatgtagtgtgtgtaatgttttctttattggtttaatgtatattttatgcattctttaaaaaaaatattagcattgtgcacttcttctctatattctctataagtgtggaaaatttcatactcctccgtccgcgcaatttttgtaaaaagggatacaaagtttttgcttcacgtattaatatatagatactgagcgctatgacatatgcTTCTGAAAGAGAGGTTTGAAAATATTCCAGTGTGGGCAACggctaacctttttttttaacgctggggaatccgtttCCGGATACCCGGTCGGGagggtaacagaccgggttatgtcggacttcGGCGCCTCCAGGGAAGAAGAGGGAGAATacgaagaccaaagtcctcctctttttccaattcctaccgggagactacgccttgagaaaggcgcgccaGGCGCTGCGTGGCGTCaaccacgcaggacccgccccgcaaaaccgactaccgactaaaccccatcgagctctaCCACTCCGACTgtacgaaacctacggtacgaagtcgtctcgggagacacaccgtgagcggcgcacaggagccaccttgcgccgcctcaccacggaaccgacagcagagcaccgggcgcccccgcacccggtaCCCAACAGCCCCTACGGGAGGTTAACGGGAGAatcgtgcccgcgtcgcccaccccgccttctgaTGCATgagttaagttgcacgtcgaactctttatcgaattcgacgagtatggctaccggggtccctaagcctgctcctagtgttagagctgaaggcgtctaaggcaaaggttattggatctgatggatccgtaaggacgtgtctagggcgtcgacggtgactggctcctgcgtgatcaggattcggggagtagtcagctgCGGAAACGATACGGCgatacgacattttcaagataagcttgcctATATACAAGTTGCGAACAACAAaatattcggaccgtcggtctaccgagcaatatctagcgctcggtggaagatcttcccttcgtcgttaaACATCCCACGTACATATTAATACTTTATGACGCCATTACCAATGTATCCAGACCGGTATGAAATTACAACGTTGAAGACTTTcttattagtaaatatatattattttctttttgtcgCTAGCTTTACTTAAGACATAATTATCAGCCAGCAAATGGTGCAGCAATGGTGGTGGAAACAAGTTTTTAAAATCCAAAATTACATTTCGTTCGCAAAAATGTCTTAGGTATGATTCAGTAAGTTACCTTGGACGCGctttctatttattttgttaactcGTCAAAGATGCTCTTAGAATTGTCATAATATGAAATCCGCCACAAACTTGAGACATATTTGCGTTGTTTTCCTGGCTAGAAAAAACAGGCGGGACAGCCAGTACAACACAATTTCTACAAGTATTTGGTGCAGAATCGCTCCATTATCAGACCACTATGGAGGAAAATCACATGTGGTCGCCATCTTCAGCGATGAAGGAACGATAAAGAAGAGAGGAACAGAATTGGGTGTGGGGTGCGTGGAAGATGACTCAGCTAAACCAGTCGCTCTCTCCTAAGCCGAAATAAATCTCGTTGAACACTATGCTGTACAGTGCGtttaattatacaattatataatttaataacctattcttttatttgtatatttttatgtaaggaGAGAAAAACTAGCGGTCAAAACGCATCACGTTTCGGTCACACGTCTGGTGTTGTCTTCAGCGAATCAGCACTCACAGCAGTCATAGAGCTGccgtcattaaaaatattttgaatatttgaaaAGCATCAACGGAGGGATCTGAATTCTGacgaatttattttcttttctttatacaattctatttaatattatgcttattcaattacaattttttataattggTGATTTAATATTTGTGATTATATCTATCTTATTATACAGCTTCAGTATATAGACATTATATTCGTATGATAAAAATGGTGAacagattttaatttataaaatagccTCAACAGCCACCATTGCGTAATCGTAGATTCATGTAAATTATAGATTTAATCAAGAAAACCGTTAATTATTTGTCCACTCCACTAAGCTAACTGTATCACTGCGATCTTCCCTTTGCCTCCACAAACTGCCGACCAAGAGAGACAGACCATATAGCATAAACCCAAAGAGTAAACTCCACCAAGCCCAGGATCTTAACACTGGTTTCGAAAATGTAACTAGAATCCATTCATTACAAGTGTTTAATGAAGCCAGGGTCTTGGAACAGACTCTAACTTTATTTGTGCTAGCCACCAAATTCACAATCTCAAAACTCGTTATGTTACCCATTACACACCAAGATTGCGGAATCAAATATGATGTTTGTTCAATTTTTGGCAATAGTTCAACAGTATAAGCCAATATTGGTCCATTGGTTATTTCGGGTGGCTTCCAGCTTACTACTATCCGGCTGTCTTTGATAGTAGCCACCGTTTCTCTGGGCACATCCACATGGTTAAACGCCCGTAACGTCCTCACAATGCTCTTGGTTGATCTGCTGCAGCTACTGTTGAAACAAGCCCGTAATCTGAAGCTATAATCCCTGTATGGAGCTAAGTTACCAATTTGAAATGCGTTCTTGGGTCCGGTGATATTAAGCGATAAAGTTTTGACGTAATTATTGAATGACGTATTTCCCGGTCTTGGGTCTTTTTGAATCTTACAACCCAAGAGGGTGTTGTCGCAAACATCAAAGTGATCTTCCACCAGCGCTCCAGCAGTCACTGTCGACAAGAACCCGCACATGGACTCACAACTTTTACCATATTCTGGAGGTGGTCTCATCACTACAGCATGTCTTGTGTAGTCAATATCAAAAAATTCATCCCCCATACTTTTGCAGTTATTTCTCAGTAGGATTTCTTGCGTATCAATCAAGACAACATCAAGTTCATAGCTAGATATAAGACGTCTATAATCTTTGTGATCGACCCAACTCAAAACAATAACGTCATAAGACGATGCCACAGATTCTATTATAAACGGCGGTTCAGGTATCCCCACAAGAGTAGTGAAATTCAAAATTCTACTTCTAGCTAATCTATGATACACTGGATCATAAGTTTCGATGCAAACGGCATACGTGGATGCAGGACGCAAAGACGTGAGCTGCACGATTACATTCTGACCAAACTTTGTGGGAACCGCTTCAGCGAACCATTCTAGCTGACTACACGTCTCCGGTAaaattgctttatttatttccggGGGCATTCGAACGTACAACACTGAATAATGAACGTCAGGATCCGGTAGAGGAGAAAACATGACAACGGCACATGTTTCGTTTACCACTTGTATCTGGATATCTACAGAAGCTTCCTCACAGTTCCCCCCATAGCCATTAGTGCCTTGGATTACGTCTTCCTCTGCAGGTTCCTCGGGAAATAAGTCCTTTATCTTATCAATATGACTCATGCAGAGCAACGGATTGTTAAACATCTGATATGTCCCGTGATCTATTTGAAGGTTTTTGCTGACGTTCTCATTGAAAAGTGAATGAAGATTTATCATGTCATGGATTACGAGACTAAACTTTTCACCCACTAGTTTATTGCCTTTTATGTGTCGAAGTGATGACAAAAAGTCGAGGCTTGTGACCGTAGAAGAGCTGTAGATGACAAGGTATTCTGATATTACTTCGATTCGGCTTAAAAAGGTCCGTAGTTCAGTCATAGCTTCGATCAAACTTCCGAGGTGTATGGTGAGGGAGCCATTGATGTAGACGCACCGCTCAACTAATTGGATACTTTCCGTTGTCTGGACTGTTAGACTCTCACAGGTCTGTAAAGTAACGCAAATTTTCAAGGGATAATCAGTGAATATATAATCCAtatatttatcaattttttttcctgttttacatcacaattattaaaaaatagttaaacTAACCTGATGACAGTTTCGACAATATTCACAAGTCTTTCCGTCTGGCTTGCGGACCTGAAGGTAATCGACTGGACACTGGAAGATACAGGTTTTGTTCCAGGTCCAACCGTCCATGTCATGGCAGTCTTCGGCTGTGATGCAATATTTGCTGGTGCCTAACAAAATCCTGGAACAATAAATCTTCTTAATCTGAGTACACTTTGTTGTACAGCCAATTaaccaaattttttatttattgcatagatgggtggaggagctcatagcccacctgctgttaagtgtttaccggagcccagagacatctataacgtaaatgccgccacccaccttgagatatgagttctaagatcttagtatagttacaaactgtacaaataCTTTAATTGTGAGAAAGTGGGTATAGCAGTCTTATTTGTAATGAGTACATAGTGGATTCTCATTACTGAAGCGTGCAAAGtgcataattatttataaataatataggtaaattattttttgtaagttgCACAATCTGAGTTTTTTTTAGATGATTTCTACTCAAgaaagttttattaattacgCAAGTCATCAACgttgctttt
This genomic window contains:
- the LOC101738080 gene encoding insulin-like receptor, with the protein product MAENLVLLLLLILSIPVRIQSAKPQSIHGVCRSVTCNSLHDVREKLSDCVVIMGSLQLSIMERTKKQDFKNISFPNLREVTHFLLVYRVQGLQSLGILFPNLARIRGEVLLNNYALIIYDMPKLKEIGLYSLLKIDRGGVIIWGLPQACYVDTVYWKIIAPRARHVISPPDKHSLRPCNVCRCSLNSSLNHCWNNMKCQRYLEGPEGEVCDKQCLGCRKTNATVCSVCRHFTYRGNCLPECPNSTILLGTSKYCITAEDCHDMDGWTWNKTCIFQCPVDYLQVRKPDGKTCEYCRNCHQTCESLTVQTTESIQLVERCVYINGSLTIHLGSLIEAMTELRTFLSRIEVISEYLVIYSSSTVTSLDFLSSLRHIKGNKLVGEKFSLVIHDMINLHSLFNENVSKNLQIDHGTYQMFNNPLLCMSHIDKIKDLFPEEPAEEDVIQGTNGYGGNCEEASVDIQIQVVNETCAVVMFSPLPDPDVHYSVLYVRMPPEINKAILPETCSQLEWFAEAVPTKFGQNVIVQLTSLRPASTYAVCIETYDPVYHRLARSRILNFTTLVGIPEPPFIIESVASSYDVIVLSWVDHKDYRRLISSYELDVVLIDTQEILLRNNCKSMGDEFFDIDYTRHAVVMRPPPEYGKSCESMCGFLSTVTAGALVEDHFDVCDNTLLGCKIQKDPRPGNTSFNNYVKTLSLNITGPKNAFQIGNLAPYRDYSFRLRACFNSSCSRSTKSIVRTLRAFNHVDVPRETVATIKDSRIVVSWKPPEITNGPILAYTVELLPKIEQTSYLIPQSWCVMGNITSFEIVNLVASTNKVRVCSKTLASLNTCNEWILVTFSKPVLRSWAWWSLLFGFMLYGLSLLVGSLWRQREDRSDTVSLVEWTNN